The genomic stretch ATCGTTCCGCCGCCCTGGCCGAGGGCCTGGAGGCCGTTGCGGATGAGGTTCAAGAACACCTGGGTCAGGCGGTCGCCGTCGGCAAGCAGGTCTGGGATGGAGGGGTCGAAGTTTCGTTCTATGCGTGCGCCAGCGAAGGCGGGGTCCATTCCAGCCAGCTCGAGCACGTGATCGAGCACCCGATGGACGTTCAAAGGGACGAGATCGAGACGATCGCCACGGGCAAAGACCATGAAATCATCGACCAGGCTGGCGATGCGCGTGGCCTCCCGGACGACCAACTCGGAGATCTCCCGATTCTTCTCATCGCTCGAACGTCGGCCCAGGATCTCGCCTGCGCCGCGAATCCCGCCCAGCGGGTTCTTGATCTCATGGGCGAGGCCCGCCGCAATCCGACCAAACGCCTCGAAGCGCTCGCGTTCTTCTTCGAGCTGATCCAGGCGGTTGCGCGCCGTTCGATCCCGCAACACCATCACGACGCCGTCGAGTTCGCCTTCCGCAAAGAGCGGGGTTGCGGCGATGTCGACCACAGCATCCTCGAGGCTACGCCTCTCGACCTTTTGATGGCTCTCGGTGAAGCCGTTGCCCCGGGCCAAGGCCTTCCGCACCAACCGCGCGAGCGCATGGCTCGGCGTCACCAGATCCTCGACGGGCTGGCCAAGGACCTGTTCGCGAGAGCGCTCGACGATGCGGGAGGCGGCCGAGTTGATCTCTTCCACCCGCCCGTCGCGATCCAGCACGACCACGCCCGCGACGATCGCCTCGAGGACGCTGCCCAGCTCGCGGGTCGTCACGCGGCCTCCGGGCCGGCTTCTGCCAGGAAGGTTCGTGTGAGGTCGACCAACGTTTCCGCTTCCTGGATCTGCAAGGCATGGACTCGGAAATGCCGGCCGCCCGGCAGCCCCTTGGAGTAGGCGCTCGCATAACGACGAAGCTCACGTACGCGCTCCCGATCGTCACGGGCCACCGAGGAGATCAGTTCTGCATGGCGCTCGAGGGTGGCCAATCGCTCTCCCGTGGTCGGTGGGCGAACGGGGTCGCCCGCGGCCAGAGAGAGGGCTCTCTCGAAGATCCAGGGGTTGCCAATCGCACCCCTTCCGATCATCACGCCGGCGGCGCCGGTTTCTGCTGCCATGGCCGCGACGTCGGCCGCTTCGACCACGTCACCATTCGCCAGGACGGGGAGCTCCGGAACTGCCTCGACGACCTGCTGGATGAGTTGGCGATCTGCCTGGCCGCGGTACTGCTGAGCGCGGGTTCGA from bacterium encodes the following:
- a CDS encoding PAS domain-containing protein — protein: MTTRELGSVLEAIVAGVVVLDRDGRVEEINSAASRIVERSREQVLGQPVEDLVTPSHALARLVRKALARGNGFTESHQKVERRSLEDAVVDIAATPLFAEGELDGVVMVLRDRTARNRLDQLEEERERFEAFGRIAAGLAHEIKNPLGGIRGAGEILGRRSSDEKNREISELVVREATRIASLVDDFMVFARGDRLDLVPLNVHRVLDHVLELAGMDPAFAGARIERNFDPSIPDLLADGDRLTQVFLNLIRNGLQALGQGGGTITITTRVALERRLVTDTGHSRPTVVISIEDDGAGMDAEELRQATLPFFTTRTGGTGLGLAVAEYWIAQHEGTLDIESEKGVGTRVRVALPLVPAPPERSPE
- a CDS encoding tRNA-dihydrouridine synthase, producing the protein LVMTETLSACAVMRGSERRHLRRSALHPEDRLAVQLFGAKAKTLADACRLLDDQGVRWIDLNLGCPVPKFIRKGAGAALMRTPLEIGRIVEAMRRSFGGVLSVKMRSGWDAHSLNAPEVAQIAAKAGAELITIHGRTRAQQYRGQADRQLIQQVVEAVPELPVLANGDVVEAADVAAMAAETGAAGVMIGRGAIGNPWIFERALSLAAGDPVRPPTTGERLATLERHAELISSVARDDRERVRELRRYASAYSKGLPGGRHFRVHALQIQEAETLVDLTRTFLAEAGPEAA